The segment CGAAGAACGATGTCCTTGAGTAATAGTACTTTAGTCAATATTAGCGAAACTTTCTCCATAGATCACCTACTGCACTATTTCAAGTTACTTAACTCCAGGTACTTGTGTAAGAGTTAGATATAAAAAATGGTTCTGTACAATATTGTGATAATTTACTCATTTCTTACCTGGACTGTTGGACGGTTATCATGCAAAGAACCTGTTGCAATGAAGTGTCTCAATTTTCTGTTCCAAATGGTTTCTGTTTATAGGTTGATAGCTATATTCAGATTATCACAAAATTTTCTGTTCCAAATGTTCAAAATTTCTGTTGCCCTGCTTCTTCTGCCAATTTAATGTCCCTAAACATCTTTTTGCACTAATGTTTTCGCCTCCAGGTGGCCAGTTTCCCATTTGATGATCACAATTGCCCGCCAATCCATTTGATTACCTCGTTTTGCCAAAGTGCATACTCGTGGTTGAAGGAGGACATTGAGAATGTTGTGGTTGTTCACTGTAAGGCGGGTATGGCCAGGACAGGGCTTATGATATGTAGTCTTCTTCTGTATCTGAAGGTAAAACATTTATTGTAACATTAGTCAAACACATGGAAACTAATCATGTTTCCTTGTCTTGTACAGTTTTTTCCTACTGCGGAAGAGTGCATGGACTTTTACAATCAGAAACGATGTGTGGATGGAAAAGGGCTTGTTCTACCTAGCCAAATTGTAAGCCTAGTTTTGCAATTTATAACGTTACTTTCTCTTCATCTGACTAGTGAGTCTGTTTAATTATTATTGTGTAGAGATATGTGAAATACTTTGAACGAATATTAACCTACTTCAATGGGGAAAATCAACCAGGCCGCAAGTAAGCTgcttatttatataacttaagGTAGCATACAGCTGTTTATTGACATCGTACAACTCCTTTTGTTTAGGTGTATGCTTAGGGGATTCCGGCTCCACAGGTGTCCCTATTGGATCAGACCATCCATCACCATTTCAGATCACAATGGTGAGTTGGTCGACCATTGTTTCATGACAACTTGCTAGTATCACCCTTAGCTAATATCTTCTTCTAACTTATATGCAGGTGTTCTCTTTACCACCAAAAAACATCTTCGGACCAAGGATTTATCGGTAAGCCACTGTTATTATTACTTCATTGCTATATCAGGTTTTTGTTGAAGGCTTTGGAAATTTTGCACTGTAtcatttaagatttttttcatgtttttgcaGCCAGAAGACTTTTGGTTCAGTGCGCCAAAGAAAGGGGTTATGGTCTTTGCTCTACCCGGAGAGCCTGGTCTAACAGAATTGGCTGGTGATTTCAAAATCCATTTCCACGACCGCCAAGGAGATTTTTACTGGTTAGGAAGCTAAGCACCTTTTTATCCAATCCTTTTAATGTCTCTCACGAATcttttctctattcttcttcttcttcttagctgGTTAAACACGACGATGATGGAAAACAGAGTGATCCTAAAAACTAGTGAGCTTGACGGGTTTGACAAGGTAATAATATTGCTGAATGTTTGACTTTGTGTGTTAAGTCGAGGTTGGGCTCCTGCTCCATCAGTTCTTCGGTttgaaatgatatatatatacatttgtgTTTGGTCTTTTGTTCCAATACAGAGGAAGCTACCTTCGCCTGGGTTTATGGTCGAAGTTGTTCTTGCTGATATTGACACAACAATCCCTGCAAAACCTAGTTCAGAACCAGCTTCCAAGGCACCCGAAGAAACTTCAGCAGCCAATTCTTCCACTGTAGAGGGTGTTACACCGGTTCCAGCACCtaagaaagaaacagagagcCCTGATAAGGACGATGTGTTCTCTGACAACGAAGCAGACTCAACTGGTCCCGCCAAAACCACATCATCTGCTTCTTCTCAAACCCCAGAAGCCAAGCAGAGCGCAGATGAAACCTCTGGTCTGGCTCGTGCCACTGAGAAAGTGTCTATTTCTGGAAACAagggatcatcatcatcacagcCGGTGCAAGGAACGGTTAGCAAGGCCGAAGCGGCAGAGAAACCCACTGTGTCAGGGGTCAACGTGTCGAGCTCAGAGAGTAGTGAGTTCAAGGTTATGGCGGCTGATGCATCTGTGTTCTCGTTTGGTGATGAAGACGAGTTTGATAGCGATTGAAGAATGATGATTTAAATGAAGGAAGATGtgtacataagaaaaaaaaacaagggaGTGTTTAAGTCAATGAGATGAATCCATTCATTGTGCTGTGGTTTCTTGTTGTTGATCTTGGATTTTACGGtatgttttttacttttcttgAATATTACTGCACAAAATTATACGTTGGTTGCTTTACGTCTTGAATTTGTATTCCgactttttattatttggaaTCATAAAACAATTCATGGTCTATCAATAGTTTTCAGTCTTTGGCTTTGATAAATTAGATGTTCTTTTTGTTGTGTATTGTGCAAGAGAGATCTGGAAGCGACTGTGTAAAACGGAAATAGAAGTGTTAAGTCAGCAATATGATTTGCACTGTGTAAAAGATGATCCAAAATCCACTTTATCATATGGTAAAATCCTTAATACAGACAAAGAAACCAATGTTGTATCTTTTCTTGGTTTTAGACTTTacagttaaaagaaaaaatcatattttactgGATTTGAAAACAAGAGAAGTCTTTATGGGAGAAAATAATTGGATAATGTATGTTTTCCGTCTTTATGGGAGAATCACTTCATTATGAAGCGAATCAGTGGTCGGCATTGGTACCTCTACGTGGTAGCACATGTTGTTGAGTGTAACCAAAGTTACTAGGAAATTAATAATCAAGCAAAACAATGTTGATGTTTGTCCCAAAACACCATCATCGACATTGTCTCGCTAAGGTCTTGGAACTTGAAGCTAAGTCGAGATGAGCGAGACAGTCGTCTTCCGTTACGTTGTAACCATGAATTCTCCAATCTTCCATTGTTATTTGCACCACTCCTGCTGTGATCTTAAGCATGCCCTCTACTTTAacctgaatattttttttttatatctagaCCAAAAAGCCTACCCCTTTGTTCAAGACTGAAAGAGTTATTGATTCTTTTGCCAGCTCAGATATTTGAATTTGACTATAACTTATGCGGTTATTATTATTGGATTTGCTGAAGACTGTGTAGAAGCAAGTTGGTGTATGTTGAAATCACAGATATGTCATGTCTACTCCTAATACATGTGATTAATATT is part of the Raphanus sativus cultivar WK10039 chromosome 5, ASM80110v3, whole genome shotgun sequence genome and harbors:
- the LOC108863509 gene encoding phosphatidylinositol 3,4,5-trisphosphate 3-phosphatase and protein-tyrosine-phosphatase PTEN2A; its protein translation is MSSESPTLPATVTPDAHPPPPPPAVEAGSDDSPKGVASKLSATGISTWAKSLKVPQPFASTSSDVVDNNNNTEKSAFAKFTSGLGLRLSPKSPQPDETTEGASASSSAQPGLFGAITKGLVDTSKNAVKAVQVKARHAVSQNKRRYQEGGFDLDLTYITENIIAMGFPAGDMSSGFFGYVEGFYRNQMEEVINFLETQHKGKYKVYNLCSERLYDVSLFEGKVASFPFDDHNCPPIHLITSFCQSAYSWLKEDIENVVVVHCKAGMARTGLMICSLLLYLKFFPTAEECMDFYNQKRCVDGKGLVLPSQIRYVKYFERILTYFNGENQPGRKCMLRGFRLHRCPYWIRPSITISDHNGVLFTTKKHLRTKDLSPEDFWFSAPKKGVMVFALPGEPGLTELAGDFKIHFHDRQGDFYCWLNTTMMENRVILKTSELDGFDKRKLPSPGFMVEVVLADIDTTIPAKPSSEPASKAPEETSAANSSTVEGVTPVPAPKKETESPDKDDVFSDNEADSTGPAKTTSSASSQTPEAKQSADETSGLARATEKVSISGNKGSSSSQPVQGTVSKAEAAEKPTVSGVNVSSSESSEFKVMAADASVFSFGDEDEFDSD